One Aquarana catesbeiana isolate 2022-GZ linkage group LG11, ASM4218655v1, whole genome shotgun sequence genomic window carries:
- the LOC141112143 gene encoding flap endonuclease 1-B-like: protein MLQNEEGETTSHLMGMFYRTIRMVENGIKPVYVFDGKPPQLKSGELAKHTERRAEAEKQLEAAQEAGEVENIEKFNKRLVKVTKQHNEECKKLLSLMGIPYVDAPCEAEATCAALVKAGKVYAAATEDMDALTFGTPLLLRHLMASEAKKLPIQEFHLSRALEDTGITQEQFIDLCILLGCDYCETIRGIGPKRAIELIRQHSSIKEVLDNIDLKKYPVPENWLYKEARQLFLEPEVVDLNDIELKWQDPDDEGLVAFMCGEKQFNEDRIRNGAKKLAKNRHGSTQG from the coding sequence ATGCTTCAGAATGAGGAAGGTGAAACCACCAGCCACCTGATGGGCATGTTCTATCGTACAATTCGCATGGTTGAGAACGGCATCAAGCCAGTGTATGTGTTTGATGGAAAGCCTCCTCAGCTGAAGTCAGGTGAGCTGGCCAAACATACTGAAAGGAGGGCAGAGGCTGAGAAGCAACTTGAAGCTGCCCAAGAGGCAGGAGAGGTGGAGAACATTGAAAAGTTCAACAAGAGACTTGTAAAGGTCACAAAGCAACATAATGAGGAATGCAAGAAACTGCTAAGCCTAATGGGTATTCCATATGTGGATGCACCATGTGAGGCAGAAGCTACCTGTGCTGCTTTGGTGAAAGCTGGAAAGGTGTATGCAGCTGCGACTGAAGATATGGATGCATTGACCTTTGGTACTCCACTGTTGCTCCGTCATCTCATGGCTAGTGAGGCCAAAAAGTTGCCTATTCAGGAATTTCACCTCAGTCGTGCCCTAGAGGATACAGGAATCACACAAGAGCAGTTTATAGATCTTTGTATATTGCTAGGCTGTGATTACTGTGAGACCATCAGAGGCATTGGCCCAAAGAGAGCGATAGAACTGATAAGACAGCACAGTAGCATCAAAGAGGTCCTAGATAACATAGACCTGAAGAAGTACCCTGTTCCAGAAAACTGGTTATACAAAGAAGCTCGTCAGCTTTTTTTAGAGCCTGAGGTGGTTGACCTAAATGATATAGAGCTGAAGTGGCAGGACCCAGATGACGAAGGCCTTGTGGCCTTTATGTGCGGTGAAAAGCAGTTCAACGAGGACCGGATCCGTAATGGTGCCAAGAAGCTGGCTAAGAACCGCCATGGTAGTACTCAAGGCTGA